The Pelodiscus sinensis isolate JC-2024 chromosome 26, ASM4963464v1, whole genome shotgun sequence genome contains a region encoding:
- the TAGLN gene encoding transgelin, with protein MANKGPSYGLSRDVQSKIEKKYDDELEERLVEWIVAQCGPGVGRPDRGRLGFQVWLKNGIVLSELVNSLYPEGSKPVKIPKPPPTMVFKQMEQVAQFLKAAEDYGVVKTDIFQTVDLFEGKDIAAVQRTVMALGSLAVTKNDGHYHGDPSWFMKKAQECKRDFSDGQLKEGKNVIGLQMGSNKGASQAGMTGYGRPRQIIG; from the exons ATGGCAAACAAGGGGCCGTCCTACGGGCTGAGCAGGGACGTGCAGTCCAAGATCGAGAAGAAGTACGACGATGAGCTGGAGGAGCGCCTGGTGGAGTGGATCGTGGCCCAGTGCGGGCCTGGCGTGGGACGCCCCGACAGGGGGCGGCTGGGCTTCCAGGTCTGGCTGAAGAACGGCATA GTGCTGAGCGAGCTGGTCAACAGCCTGTACCCAGAGGGCTCCAAGCCTGTGAAAATCCCCAAGCCTCCACCCACCATGGTCTTCAAACAGATGGAGCAGGTGGCCCAGTTCCTGAAGGCAGCAGAGGACTACGGCGTGGTGAAAACCGACATCTTCCAGACAGTCGACCTGTTCGAAG GCAAGGACATAGCGGCTGTGCAGAGGACAGTCATGGCCCTGGGCAGCCTGGCGGTCACCAAGAACGATGGACATTACCACGGCGACCCTTCCTGGTTTATGAA GAAGGCGCAGGAGTGCAAACGGGATTTCTCCGACGGCCAGCTGAAGGAAGGGAAGAATGTGATCGGCTTACAGATGGGCTCCAATAAGGGGGCCTCGCAGGCTGGCATGACAGGCTATGGGCGACCCCGGCAGATCATCGGTTAG